In Vanrija pseudolonga chromosome 4, complete sequence, a single window of DNA contains:
- the atp12 gene encoding Protein atp12, mitochondrial, which translates to MASIARTALNTGLRAGRVGGPSTLRAAAPRAAVPFVRSIVSGTARLDAEVHAGAPLTQTNRAEITLRRFWKNAHIKEDDGGYLVTLDHRNLKTPGGTKLVVPANRRLLAILIANEWENQEQVLKQHALPLTSLASRAIDGLSDPQTREAVIDSLLSYLETDTICYPDEAPEALVRLQKEHWDPLFKWLKDTYGVTLNLAEGFSPAQQDPATIEKLRSVIEGFDIWELAAFERAVYATKSFVIALALVTGRISANEAAQASHVEVASQIERWGEVEDTHDVDHQDIRRALGSVATLLAKV; encoded by the exons ATGGCCTCGATCGCTCGCACCGCGCTCAACACGGGactgcgcgccggccgcgtcggcggcccgTCGActctgcgcgccgccgctccccgcgccgctgtGCCCTTCGTGCGCTCCATTGTCTCTGGcaccgcgcgcctcgacgcagaggtgcacgccggcgcgcctcTGACGCAGACTAACC GTGCCGAGATCACCCTGCGCCGTTTCTGGAAGAACGCCCACatcaaggaggacgacggaGGATAcctcgtcaccctcgacCACCGTAACCTCAAGACGCCGGGCGgcaccaagctcgtcgtgccCGCCAACAGGAGGCTACTGGCGATTCTCATCGCCAACGAGTGGGAGAACCAGGAGCAGGTGCTCAAGCAGCACGCTCTGCCTCTG ACATCCCTCGCTTCTCGTGCCATCGACGGCCTCTCTGACCCCCAGACCCGCGAGGCTGTCATCGACTCATTGCTGTCCTACCTCGAGACAGACACCATTTG CTACCCCGACGAGGCCCCCGAAGCCCTTGTCCGCCTCCAAAAGGAGCACTGGGACCCGCTCTTCAAGTGGCTCAAGGACACGTACGGCGTgacgctcaacctcgccgagggcttCAGCCCCGCGCAGCAGGACCCTGCGACCATCGAGAAGCTGCGCAGCGTCATCGAGGGCTTTGACATTTGGGAGCTGGCGGCGttcgagcgcgccgtgtACGCGACCAAGAGCTTTGTCATTGCTCTTGCGCTGGTGACTGGCCGCATCTCGGCCAATGAGGCGGCACAGGCCAgccacgtcgaggtcgcttCGCAGATTGAGCGATGGGGAGAGGTTGAGGACA CCCACGACGTCGATCACCAGGAcatccgccgcgcgctcggcagcgtggccaccctcctcgccaaggtGTAA
- the Abhd12 gene encoding Monoacylglycerol lipase ABHD12 produces MQPRIRLQTMSSAATDRALKVCAFIPLMLVVLYCLIVFMSTLTTVQREFLFLHRLKIPTWKKFHEPEYYGLAPFKTRNFKLETPDGETLGAWHVLPQGVYVEQEPFPPRKRLLDSVFDDAFGHRPTIIYFHGNAATRAQPHRVRGYMEMSGRLNCNVVAVDYRGFADSSGTPSQAGVIIDARTTWDWVAKKVKAAGGDPARNIILCGHSLGTGITSALAERLAAEGTFPRAIILIAPFSSVVDLVDSFYLFGFFPIFHPLKAVPRIKEYIRSSWADPFESKVSLVSTASPMLLLHTLNDGVIPSSHSETIFNVMLERNGTQHRPQVEQTEYEGWGTLKVAYPNGLPLIKWEGKYGGHNDLGWAEGTFDLMAWVADL; encoded by the exons ATGCAACCCAG GATACGTCTCCAAACaatgtcgtcggcagcgacagACCGCGCGTTAAAGGTCTGCGCGTTCATCCCGCTCATGCTCGTCGTCCTGTACTGTCTCATCGTCTTCATGTCCACCCTCACCACGGTACAGCGCGA GTTCCTTTTCCTCCACCGGCTCAAGATCCCAACATGGAAAAAGTTCCACGAGCCAGAGTACTACGGCCTTGCAC CCTTCAAGACACGAAACTTCAAGCTCGAGACACCGGACGGCgagacgctcggcgcgtggcACGTGTT GCCTCAAGGCGTATATGTCGAGCAGGAGCCCTTCCCTCCGCGCAAGCGTCTCCTCGACAGCGTCTTTGACGATGCATTTGGCCACCGGCCCACCATCATCTACTTTCACGGAAAC GCCGCCACCCGGGCCCAGCCCCACCGAGTCCGGGGGTACATGGAGATGTCTGGACGACTGAACTG CAACGTCGTGGCGGTCGACTACAGAGGGTTCGCCGACTCGTCAGGAACGCCGTCCCAGGCCGGCGTGATCATCGACGCTAGGACCACATGGGACTGGGTGGCGAAGAAGGTCAAGGCAGCCGGTGGCGACCCAGCGAGGAACATTATCCTGTGTGGGCATAGTCTCGGGACGGGCATCACGTCGGCTTTGGCGGAGCGGCTTGCGGCGGAGG GAACGTTCCCCCGGgccatcatcctcatcgCGCCGTTCTCCTCTGTCGTTGACCTAGTCGACTC CTTCTACCTCTTTGGCTTCTTCCCCATCTTCCATCCTCTAAAGGCGGTACCACGGATCAAAG AATACATCcggtcgagctgggccgACCCGTTCGAATCCAAGGTGTCGCTGGTG TCCACCGCGTCACCCATGCTCCTCCTGCACACGCTCAACGACGGCGTCATCCCGAGCTCCCACTCGGAAACCATCTTCAACGTCATGCTCGAGCGCAATGGCACACAGCACAGGCCGCAGGTCGAGCAGACAGAGTACGAGGGATGGGGTACCCTCAAGGTAGCGTACCCCAACGGCCTGCCGCTCATCAAGTGGGAGGGCAAGTATGGCGGGCACAACGACCTCGGCTGGGCCGAGGGCACGTTTGATCTCATGGCGTGGGTGGCGGATTTGTAG
- the SPCC965.09 gene encoding putative nitrilase, with translation MPNTIKIAIAQTYVQSADEGPAKLEKPHTTTPFPTLDQNLIDVSARVAEAAKLGADVVCFPEYFLQGIVNEGRQYLTFPSTHLTSFLQTLAKQHHISIVGTIVHGVLPESAAFSHAAFPSGSPFEHLHANTNPGKITPAQLEWAKWLEQHPATVEDNARPVLSNTAFFIDENGNVVGEYVKQNLWHPERLYLTPGGKQNKAFDTKWGKAGMLICWDVSHPLAAQKLVDQGVSIVFAPTYWTATDSEPHVSRHPHPDDYETSVLSALSYARSFETETVWVLSNAGGPAEEGFMGGSAVWAPLRGRVGGFPKSEVGVRLVEVDIDVLNDGRDLYKIREDASRNKVA, from the exons atgcccAACACGATCAAGATTGCCATCGCCCAGACATATGTCCAGTCGGCAGACGAGGGACCGGCAAAGCTCGAAAAGCCGCACACAACAACCCCGTTCCCTACCCTCGACCAGAACCTGATTGATGTGTCGgcccgtgtcgccgaggccgcaaagctcggcgcggacgtcGTCTGCTTCCCCGAGTACTTTTTGCAGGGCATTGTCAACGAGGGACGCCAG TACCTCACGTTCCCCTCGACGCACCTCACGTCGTTCCTTCAGACGCTGGCCAAGCAGCACCACATCAGCATTGTCGGCACGATCGTGCACGGCGTGCTCCCCGAGTCGGCGGCCTTTTCCCACGCCGCGTTCCCCTCGGGATCTCCATTCGAGCACCTGCACGCCAACACCAACCCGGGCAAGATTAcgcccgcgcagctcgagtgGGCCAAGTggctcgagcagcacccCGCCACGGTCGAGGACAATGCGCGCCCCGTGCTGAGCAACACGGCCTTCTTTATCGACGAGAACGGaaacgtcgtcggcgagtaCGTCAAGCAGAACCTCTGGCACCCCGAGCGCCTGTACCTCACCCCTGGTGGCAAGCAGAACAAGGCGTTTGACACCAAGTGGGGCAAGGCCGGCATGCTCATCT GCTGGGACGTCTCGCACCCCCTTGCGGCCCagaagctcgtcgaccaggGCGTCAGCATCGTGTTCGCGCCAACGTACTGGACCGCCACCGACAGCGAGCC CCACGTCTCgcgccacccccacccagACGACTACGAGACGTCGGTGCTCTCGGCTTTGTCGTATGCGCGCTCGTTTGAGACTGAGACCGTCTGGGTGCTGAGCAACGCCGGAGgccccgccgaggagggcttCATGGGCGGCTCGGCCGTGTGGGCGCCGCTCCGTGGCCGTGTTGGCGGATTCCCCAAGAGCGAGGTTGGCGTCAggctggtcgaggtcgacattGACGTGCTCAACGACGGCCGTGACCTGTACAAGATTCGCGAGGACGCCAGCCGCAACAAGGTGGCTTAG
- the Upf1 gene encoding Regulator of nonsense transcripts 1, whose product MDPFTTFEGASQYGLDQDDTTSMYSAAPSALTEQILDVPGQHAARNGSGLERGFDEMSLTSRHQNGAHAYGDEYDPALLDEFREEEVPLGYGIEHACSYCGIHNPQCVVKCIQCNKWFCNSRGNTSASHIVNHLVKAKHKEVILHKDSALGETTPECYNCGSKNVFLLGFIPAKSDTVVVLLCRQPCAALTSSRDINWDTSQWSAIIDDRSFLSWLVKVPSEAEQLRARQISMAQIAKLEEMWRDNPNARLEHAEAQATEEEMQPILLRYEDAYQYQNIFGPLVKIEADYDKRMKESQGETDIIVRWDMGLNQKRLAWFSMPKLESGEVRLAVGDELRLKLVGAGMKGWATLGGDNDKLWEGAGSVIKVPNNISDEICLELKRSDNVPTDCTHGFAVDFVWKATSFDRMQAAMKTFAIDEKSVSGYIYHKLLGHELEPQVLRTQMPKRFTAPHLPELNHSQMAAVKAVLQKPLSLIQGPPGTGKTVTSASIVYHLAKMNPGQVLVCAPSNVAVDHLCEKIHKTGLKVVRLAAKSREALDSSVAFLSLHNQVAKNDTRPELQKLIQLRNDQGELSQSDERKYKSLVRAAEKDILNAADVICTTCVGAGDPRLAKFKFRTVLIDEATQAAEPECMIPLVMGCKQAVLVGDHQQLGPVIMNKKAARAGLSQSLFERLVILGNRPIRLQVQYRMHPCLSEFPSNMFYEGTLQNGVTAPERLRKSVDFPWPVSDTPMFFHQNMGTEEISSSGTSFLNRTEASNVEKMVTKFFKSGVLPSQIGVITPYEGQRSYVASYMQLHGSLKKDLYKEVEVASVDAFQGREKDYIILSCVRSNEHQGIGFLNDPRRLNVALTRAKYGVVILGNPKVLSKHPLWLYLLTHFKEKSCFVEGPLSNLQPCMMQFSKPKKSLARALDPFRRFETPANDYLDKPGRAPAPAPSRFDAAYYRTHDTITYVPPDAQSVVSQALTQSFPLSAQPFPGAGGGKKITYSGYASSVISQQPAESTTGSLAPGHALAPMSSRASSIAYSQYDRLPPGPSVGGGFGLGDKKQLGLGGPRKLSIGSIAPSDAVSSYAYGYKAGDDDTQSIAPSQAGVTDF is encoded by the exons ATGGACCCATTCACCACCTTTGAAGGTGCTTCCCAA TATGGCCTCGACCAGGATGATACCACATCAATGTACTCGGCCGCACCGAGCGCCTTGACAGAACAGATCCTCGACGTCCCCGGACAGCACGCAGCGCGCAACGGGTctggcctcgagcgcggcttTGACGAAATGTCGCTCACCTCGCGCCATCAGAACGGCGCCCACGCCTACGGAGACGAGTACGACCCCGCGCTGCTGGACGAGTttcgcgaggaggaggtccCACTCGGCTACGGCATTGAGCACGCGTGCAG TTATTGTGGCATCCACAACCCCCAGTGTGTTGTCAAG TGTATTCAGTGCAACAAGTGGTTCTGTAACTCGCGTGGCAACACGTCGGCGTCACATATCGTCAACCACCTggtcaaggccaagcacAAGGAGGTCATCCTCCACAAGGACTCGGCGCTTGGCGAGACGACTCCAGAAT GTTACAACTGTGGCAGCAAGAATGTCTTCCTTCTGGGCTTCATTCCCGCCAAGAGCGAtaccgtcgtcgtgctgctgtgTCG CCAACCTTGCGCAGCTCTCACCAGCTCTCGTGACATCAACTGGGACACGTCCCAGTGGTCAGCGATCATCGACGACCGCTCGTTCCTGTCGTGGCTCGTCAAGGTCCCCTCCGAGGCtgagcagctgcgcgccaGGCAAATATCCATGGCTCAgatcgccaagctcgaggagatgTGGCGCGACAACCCCAATGCCcgtctcgagcacgccgaggcgcaggcgaccgaggaggagatgcaGCCTATTCTGTTACG ATACGAGGACGCGTACCAGTACCAGAACATCTTCGGCCCACTGGTCAAGATCGAAGCCGACTACGACAAGCGCATGAAGGAATCGCAGGGAGAGACCGACATCATTGTTCGTTGGGACATGGGTCTCAACCAAAAGCGACTCGCTTGGTTCTCCATGCCCAAGCTGGAGAGCGGCGAAGTGCGcttggccgtcggcgacgagctcagACTCaagcttgtcggcgccggaATGAAGGGCTGGGCTACCCTTGGaggcgacaacgacaagtTGTGGGAGGGTGCCGGCAGTGTCATAAAGGTTCCAAACA ATATCTCTGACGAGATCTGTCTGGAGCTGAAGCGATCCGACAACGTCCCCACCGACTGCACCCATGGCTTCGCCGTCGACTTTGTGTGGAAGGCCACCAGCTTTGATCGCATGCAGGCGGCCATGAAGACGTTTGCCATCGATGAGAAGAGTGTGTCGGGCTACATT TACcacaagctcctcggccacgaACTGGAGCCCCAGGTTCTCCGCACACAGATGCCCAAACGCTTCACAGCTCCACACCTCCCCGAGCTCAACCACTCGCAGATGGCCGCAGTCAAGGCAGTGCTGCAGAAGCCCCTCAGTCTTATCCAGGGTCCTCCTGGTACCGGAAAGACTGtcacgtcggcctcgatcgTGTACCACCTTGCCAAGATGAACCCGGGACAGGTTCTCGTCTGTGCGCCGTCCAACGTCGCGGTCGATCACTTGTGTGAGAAGATCCACAAGACGGGCCTCAAGGTTGTTCGTCTTGCTGCCAAGTCGCGTGAGGCTCTCGACTCGTCGGTCGCCTTCCTTTCGCTCCACAACCAGGTGGCCAAGAACGACACTCGTCCTGAGCTGCAGAAGCTCATCCAGCTGCGCAACGACCAAGGCGAGCTGAGTCAGAGTGACGAGCGCAAGTACAAGTCGCTGgttcgcgccgccgagaaggacaTCCTCAACGCGGCTGACGTCATCTGCACGACCTGTGTTGGTGCTGGCGACCCTCGTCTGGCCAAGTTCAAGTTCCGCACTGTGCTGATCGACGAGGCCACCCaagccgccgagccagagtGTATGATCCCGCTCGTCATGGGCTGCAAGCAGGCAGTGCTCGTCGGAGACCACCAGCAGCTCGGTCCTGTCATCATGAACAAGAAGGCCGCCCGCGCTGGTCTCTCACAGTCGCTGTTCGAGCGCCTGGTCATCCTCGGCAACCGCCCCATTCGTCTGCAGGTGCAGTACCGAATGCACCCCTGCCTCTCCGAGTTCCCCTCCAACATGTTCTACGAGGGTACTCTCCAGAACGGTGTTACCGCTCCTGAGCGTCTCCGCAAGAGTGTCGACTTCCCCTGGCCCGTCAGCGACACGCCCATGTTCTTCCACCAGAACATGGGCACAGAGGAGATTTCATCCAGTGGTACTTCGTTCCTCAACCGTACCGAGGCTTCCAACGTCGAGAAGATGGTCACCAAGTTTTTCAAGTCCGGTGTCCTGCCCTCGCAAATCGGTGTCATCACTCCTTACGAAGGCCAGAGGTCGTACGTCGCGTCGTATATGCAGCTGCACGGTTCCCTCAAGAAGGACCTGTACaaggaggtggaggtggccaGTGTCGACGCTTTCCAGGGTCGTGAGAAGGACTACATTATCCTGTCGTGTGTTCGCTCCAACGAGCACCAGGGCATTGGTTTCCTCAACGACCCGCGTCGTCTGAATGTGGCCCTTACTCGTGCCAAGTATGGCGTGGTGATTCTGGGTAACCCCAAGGTGTTGAGCAAG CACCCTCTCTGGCTCTACCTCCTCACCCACTTCAAGGAGAAGTCGTGCTTTGTCGAGGGCCCGCTCAGCAACCTCCAGCCTTGTATGATGCAGTTCAGCAAGCCGAAGAAGTCGCTTGCGCGTGCACTCGACCCCTTCCGCCGCTTCGAGACGCCGGCCAACGACTACCTTGACAAGCCCGGTCgtgcaccagcaccagcgccaaGTCGCTTCGACGCCGCCTACTACCGCACGCACGACACGATCACCTACGTGCCTCCCGATGCCCAGTCTGTTGTCTCGCAGGCTCTGACGCAGAGCTTCCCCCTGTCTGCCCAGCCGTTCcccggtgccggtggcggcAAGAAGATAACCTACTCTGGCTACGCCTCCTCGGTGATTTCTCAGCAGCCGGCCGAGTCGACCACGGGCAGCTTAGCACCAGGCCATGCGCTCGCGCCCATGTCGTCGCGTGCGTCGAGCATTGCCTACTCGCAATACGACCGCCTCCCTCCTGGTCCCTCCGTCGGCGGTGGATTCGGCCTTGGTGACAAGaagcagctcggccttggcggacCCCGCAAGCTGTCGATTGGTTCGATTGCGCCCTCGgacgccgtctcgtcgtACGCCTACGGCTACAAGGCtggtgacgacgacacgcaGTCTATTGCCCCTAGCCAGGCTGGCGTGACTGATTTCTAG